The Miscanthus floridulus cultivar M001 chromosome 17, ASM1932011v1, whole genome shotgun sequence genome has a window encoding:
- the LOC136515108 gene encoding protein LIKE COV 2-like isoform X1 gives MPEDKEYAPVPLGQAGAEAAAPDPEDPVKSPPRPSSPGTSTRKACFAVLQSWVSRKFMTGWYASQGLIQTLCTGYNISMLISSFVSLLFLCSVVLFPIAVTFFITWWFIQFVDGFFSPLYAKLGFDIFGLGFLTSLVFILLVGIFVSSWVGSTVFWVGEWFIKKMPFVRHIYSASKQVSTAVSPDQNTTAFKEVAIISHPRVGEYAFGFITSTMVLQTDKGDEELCSVYVPTNHLYIGDIFLVNSAEIIRPNLSIREGIEIIVSGGMTMPQVITSLEPTPPKSQNVRLERVRTV, from the exons ATGCCGGAGGACAAGGAGTACGCGCCCGTGCCGCTCGGCCAGGCGGGGGCCGAGGCGGCGGCGCCTGACCCCGAGGACCCCGTCAAGTCGCCGCCGCGACCCAGCTCGCCCGGCACGTCCACTCGCAAG GCATGCTTTGCTGTTCTTCAAAGCTGGGTGTCAAGAAAATTTATGACTGGATGGTATGCTTCACAAGGACTAATTCAGACACTTTGCACCGGCTACAATATATCCATGCTAATATCCTCTTTTGTCTCCCTACTTTTTCTTTGCAGTGTAGTTCTTTTCCCAATTGCTGTCACATTCTTCATCACTTGGTGGTTTATTCAATTTGTTGATGGGTTTTTCAGCCCACTCTATGCAAAACTGGGGTTTGACATATTTG GCCTTGGGTTCTTGACCTCCCTGGTGTTTATACTTCTTGTTGGAATCTTTGTGTCTTCTTGGGTGGGTTCAACTGTCTTCTGGGTTGGAGAATGGTTTATAAAGAAAATGCCATTTGTAAGGCACATATACTCTGCATCAAAGCAAGTTAGCACTGCTGTTTCACCAG ATCAAAATACAACAGCATTCAAAGAAGTAGCAATTATTAGTCATCCCCGTGTTGGTGAATATGCATTTGGATTCATAACATCAACCATGGTTCTTCAG ACAGACAAAGGCGATGAAGAATTGTGTAGTGTTTATGTGCCAACCAATCATTTATATATTGGCGACATCTTTTTGGTAAACTCCGCCGAAATTATAAGGCCCAATTTGTCCATTCGTGAAGGCATAG AAATAATTGTTTCAGGAGGAATGACTATGCCACAGGTGATCACATCACTGGAACCAACACCTCCAAAGAGCCAGAACGTCCGTTTAGAGAGAGTGAGGACTGTATGA
- the LOC136515108 gene encoding protein LIKE COV 2-like isoform X2 has product MPEDKEYAPVPLGQAGAEAAAPDPEDPVKSPPRPSSPGTSTRKACFAVLQSWVSRKFMTGCVVLFPIAVTFFITWWFIQFVDGFFSPLYAKLGFDIFGLGFLTSLVFILLVGIFVSSWVGSTVFWVGEWFIKKMPFVRHIYSASKQVSTAVSPDQNTTAFKEVAIISHPRVGEYAFGFITSTMVLQTDKGDEELCSVYVPTNHLYIGDIFLVNSAEIIRPNLSIREGIEIIVSGGMTMPQVITSLEPTPPKSQNVRLERVRTV; this is encoded by the exons ATGCCGGAGGACAAGGAGTACGCGCCCGTGCCGCTCGGCCAGGCGGGGGCCGAGGCGGCGGCGCCTGACCCCGAGGACCCCGTCAAGTCGCCGCCGCGACCCAGCTCGCCCGGCACGTCCACTCGCAAG GCATGCTTTGCTGTTCTTCAAAGCTGGGTGTCAAGAAAATTTATGACTGGATG TGTAGTTCTTTTCCCAATTGCTGTCACATTCTTCATCACTTGGTGGTTTATTCAATTTGTTGATGGGTTTTTCAGCCCACTCTATGCAAAACTGGGGTTTGACATATTTG GCCTTGGGTTCTTGACCTCCCTGGTGTTTATACTTCTTGTTGGAATCTTTGTGTCTTCTTGGGTGGGTTCAACTGTCTTCTGGGTTGGAGAATGGTTTATAAAGAAAATGCCATTTGTAAGGCACATATACTCTGCATCAAAGCAAGTTAGCACTGCTGTTTCACCAG ATCAAAATACAACAGCATTCAAAGAAGTAGCAATTATTAGTCATCCCCGTGTTGGTGAATATGCATTTGGATTCATAACATCAACCATGGTTCTTCAG ACAGACAAAGGCGATGAAGAATTGTGTAGTGTTTATGTGCCAACCAATCATTTATATATTGGCGACATCTTTTTGGTAAACTCCGCCGAAATTATAAGGCCCAATTTGTCCATTCGTGAAGGCATAG AAATAATTGTTTCAGGAGGAATGACTATGCCACAGGTGATCACATCACTGGAACCAACACCTCCAAAGAGCCAGAACGTCCGTTTAGAGAGAGTGAGGACTGTATGA